The region GCGCATCGTGAGCTGCCGCCCCTCCTCGATCCGCAGCACGTTCCCGCCCCGGACCCACTGATAGGACACGGCGCACGTGGAGCGGGCGCGCATCTCCTCGACGTCCTTCCGCGCCACCGCGTTCATGTAGCGCTGCGCGGCGAGCCGCACTTCCTTGACCTCGGGCGCCTCGCGAGAGCAGCCTCCTCCGATCGCGACGAGGAGCGCCAGGGCAACGGCGGCGGCGCCTGCGTGGAGCGGGCGTGCGTTCCCGCGGGTGCGCACGCGCCTACTGCTTGATGGCCCGCGTTCGCGGCCGCCCCGGAGTCTTCATCCCCTTCGCCTCGTTGTAGAGCCGGCGGAGATTCATGAAGTGCACCTCCTGGTAGAACTCGCTGTCCTCGTAGGCTCCGAGCTGCCCCCATCCCTTGATGGAGGCCACGTGCGTTCCCCAGGCCGCGACCTCGACCGCCTTTTCGTTGGCGTCATTGAGGTAGCCGCGCGTGTACTTGAGGCCGACGTGGGGCGCCGCGAAGACTCCGTGCCCGGGAACGAGCGTGTCGATGCGGTAGCGGTGCACGAGCGAATCCAGAGTCGCGATCCACCCCGTCCGGCTCATGTCGGGGTCGAGGAGCCACGGAACGGCTCGGTTCGAGACGAGATCCCCGGTGAAGCAGATCTTGTGCTTCGGCACCCACACGACCAGGTCACCCCCCGTGTGGGCCTGCTTCCCGAGCCAGACGATCTCCACCTTCCGGTCGCCGGACCCGAGTACCTTGATCCGGTCCACACCCTCGGTCGGCTTCACGATCCGCGAGCCTCCGCCCTCCGCCGGGGGGGCATGCGCCATGATCGAGTCGATCTTCGCGGCGGCGCCCTTCTGCGCGATGAGGGTCGCTCCCTTCGCGAGGAAGACCTGATTTCCCCCGTAGTGATCCTCGTGGGCGTGCGTGTTCACGAGATACCGGATCGGTTTCCTGCCGGAACGGGCCGCGATCGTGTCCGCGAGGGCCATGGCCGACGTGTCGTCCATGGCGCTGTCGATGACCAGGATCCCGTCGGCCAGCTCGATCCAGCCGGTCCAGACGTACCGTACCTTGGCCGCGTACACCCACGGGGCGAGCTGCTTGACCTCGATCGAGAGGGTGTCCGGGGCATCGTGATGGTGGGGACCGGCGCCGGGCATGTACTGCAGCTGTTGCGCGACGGCCGGAGAGGAGGTCGCGCTCAGGAGAGCGAGAACGGCCCCGAAGGCGACTCCGGCAGCCGGGTGGATACGATGACGGAACGTGGTGCGATCCATGGCACTCCCTTGGGGTCTGGGGATCACGCGGAGGGTCCGGAACGCATTACCCCGCAGAGGCGTTCGCGGGTCCACGGCCGGAAGTGTACCAGAGGGACCTCTCGAGAGGGCCCAGGCGGTCGGCCAGGAACCGGGACAGCCGGTTCGCGGCCTCCTCGCCAAGCTCCCCGCGCCCCGTATAGAGGATGACCACGGCGCCGTCATCGCCCTTCCCCAGGAGCTTGCTGCGAAGCTGTTCCAGCTTCACCTCGCTCTCGGCGCCCACGAAGCGTCCCCCGATCCAGTAGGTCCTCCAGACCCGGAGGTGCGTTCCCGGCCCGTCGAGGTCGATCTGGGCCGTGGGAACCGGCCCGTCCGCGGCGGGAACCATCCGCTGCACGAGCGCGGAGCGCTTCCACCCCTTGATCTCCGGGTCCAGGAATCCATTCGCGGACTGGACGAGCTCGGCGCCCGGCTTCTGATCCCGGTAGTACGCCACGTAGAGTCCGACGATCTCGCCGTCGCGCTCGTAGCTCCTCGAGAATTCCGCGGCCGCTCCCACGTAGAAGGGCTTCCAGTCCCAGGGCGGAACGGCAAGCTCCTGCCAGGAGGCGTCGGCGGCCGGGCCGGCGTAGCGCACCTCCCCGGCGATCGGACGGTTGAACGCGCGCGCCACCGCCGTCCACGTCCCGCCGAGGACGATCACGGCGAGCGCGGCGGCCCAGAAGGCGGTGGCGGGAGCGGCCGGACGCGCGGCCGCGCCATCCGGCTCCGCCGAATCGGCGGCGGGATCCGGATCCGCCGCGCGCCGTCCGATCTGGAAGATCACGACCAGCATGATCGCGAAGAGCACCCACCCGAGCCACTCGTGCTCATGGACCAGAGGGGATTTCATGTCCGTGAGCGCGCCGATCATCACGAGGATCCAGACGCGGACCCCGTTCATGAGGATGGCGGAGGCGACGCAGAACGCGAGGAAGAGGGCTCGCTTCACCGGTCTCCGGAAGTTCACGTACGCGAACACGGCGCCGACGGTGAGGATGGCGAGTAGGTACCGGAGCCCGCTGCACGCCTCCGTGATCGCCCACTCCCCGCCCGGCACCCGGAGGAAACGTCCGTCGAACGTGACGGGCATGCCGGTCCCATCGAGCACGGCCACGGCGAGCCTCCCCGCGACCGTGATCAGGATCGGGAAGAGCCCTTCCCCGAAGGGAACCATGAGCGCGAGGAAGGCGAGCGGATACGCGATGCGGCGGCACACGTCGGTGCCGAGGAGCGCCCACGCCGATCCGAGGATCATTCCCACGAGGCTCACCTGCTCCCCCGTGCCCAGCTGCGCCAGGTGGGAGAGGAACCACAGGGCACCCGAGACGAGGGCGAGGAGGACGCCCCAGACGGAAGGCCGGGGCGCGACCGTCCGGAGGACGTCGCGGCGCGTCCAGACCATGTAGGCCGCGAGCGGCAGGACGAACCAGCAATGCGAGAAGCTCTCGTTGTCGGTCCAGACGCGGGCCATCGAACGGACCGTCTGAGGATGGAGCAGGACGAGCGCGAGGATCGTGATGCCGAGGAGGATCAGCGCGGAGCGCCACGGCATGGCCCGCGAGGCGTCCGTGGAGAGGCCGCCCAGGCGAGGAACGGGCGTGGCGCCGGGAGCGCCTTGGGTCGTGACGGGGGGTGTCGCCAATGGACCTCTATTTTCCCACAGGCGAACGGGTTCGCGCCAGGGGCCCCGAGTGCGGTCGAGGCGCGCTCGTCCCCCGAGCCCCCGTGCCGCGATCGGACGTGGGGGCTCGACCGAGGAGGCGCGGGACGACGCCGGCTCGACTACTCCTTCGAGACCTCGTCTCCCACGATCGACTCGACCAGGCTCCGATCCAGGAGCTGGATCTCGATCCGGCGGTTCTTCTGACGCCCCTCGGACGTCGCATTGGTCGCGACGGGCTGGAACTCGCCGCGGCCGGACGCGATGAGCCGGCGCGGATCGATCTGGCTCGTGTCCTGGAGGAAGCGCACGACCGTCGTCGCGCGCATCGTGGAGAGCTCCCAGTTCGTCATCCGGAGGCTCTTCCCGACGGGAATGCTGTCCGTGTGTCCGACGACGCGGATGAACTTCTCCGGGTACTGCCCCAGCGCTTCACCGACCTTCGCCAGCACCTCCTGCCCCGTCTTCTTGATCGTCGCGCTCCCCGAATCGAAGAAGATCTGCTCGGCCACGTCCACCGAGAGCATGTTCTTGTACTGGCGGACCTGGAGATTGCCCTTGTCCACTTCCTGCGCGAGCTGCTGGACGACCGCGTCGTACGAGCTCACGGTCTGCTGGTGCGTCGTGGCGAGTGAATCGCGCTCCGCGGCGAGGGCCGCGCTCTCCGTCCTGAGGCGCTCGATGTCGGCCTTCAGGGCCGCGTTGTCCTTGGTGAGCTGATCGTACTGGCCCTGGAGCGCCGTCTTCTCGTTCTGCAGGACCGCCTGCTCGGCCTCGAGCTTCTTGAACTTCCCGCTCGAAACGCACCCGGCGAGCAGCCCCGCCGAGAGGATCACGAACCCCGTTCGCAGGACACGATTCATGGAGCCCTCCTTGGTTCCTGGGGAGCCTTGCACCTCCGCGCCCGTCGTGCGCCGGATGCCATGCCATCGGAGCGTGCGTTCGTTCCCGAGTCAGTGCGCGCAACCTAGCACAGGCCCGGCAACGCGGCCAGAGAGGCGAACGGCGCCGGGGGCTACCCCACCACCCAGGCCAGCACGATCTCCAGGACGATCAGGATGACGATCGCCAGCTCGAGCACCTCGGCGCGCCGGGCCTGCGACTCCGCGTTCAGCATGGTGTAGGCGTCGCGCACGATCGCGACCTTCTGGTCGATGCCGCGGCGCCAGGACGGCCCTCGGAAGATCTCCAGCGCGGCCGCGTAGATGCGCGCGAGGTATACGTCGTCCGTCACCTTGAGGGCGTTCTCCGCGCGCTCCACGGCTTCGGTCGCGTCGGCCACGCGCGTCTGGAGCACGGCCAGGAGGCGGCTGTACCTGCGGCCCAGGAGATGGAAGCCGCGCCTCGCGGTCGCGATCTCGTCGTAGGTCCGCGGCAGCTCCTCGTCGAGGATCGCGTCGTAGTAGCGAAGCTCCAGGAGCTGGGCGTTCGCGAACTCGAGGACGTACTGGACGTCCGCGTCCTTCGGGTCGGGCTCGACGACCAGGGCCGCGCTCCACGTGAGCAGGGTCAGATCGTCCTCGAAGTAGGAGAACCGCTCCGAGAGGAGATGGGCCCGCGCCGGGGCCGTGACGGGGCGGCGCTCTCCGAGGAGGAGCCGCGCGACTCCCTCGTCCGGAAGGGCGGAGGGCGGGACCGGATCGCCACCCGGGCCTCGCAGCCCGCCGACGCGAAACACGGTGTACTCCTCCGTCACGGCCGAGCGGTTGGGTCGAACGATGGCGGGCCCGATGCGATCGAGGAGACGGTCCCGCCACTCCCCGAAGCACCCCCACACTCCGCTCCCGGCGATCGCGGAGCCCAGGGCCACGAACTCGTCCCACGCGAGCCACTCGGGGCGCCCGATCCGCGCGCGCAGGGAGATCACCCCGAAATCGTAGAGACAGACGGTGATCTCGAAGTCTCGAGGGCTCCCGCCGAGGTCGGCGCGCTCCGTTCCCAGATGCACGATCACCGGAGGATTGGGGATCAGGATCGCGTGCGCCTCCCCGCGGACCGGCTTGCGGCGCTCGGGCGCGCTCGAGGCGAGGAGGTCGAAGGCCCGGTCGAGACGGATCTCGTATCCGACGTCGAACTGCTTGTAGAGGATCGTCTCGAACTGGACCGCCAGCTCGACGCGGTTCGCCGCGACTCCCTCGGACCGGGTCATGCAGGCGGACGAAGGTGCGGGATCTCGCTCATCGCGCGTTCGAGTCTAGCACCTGGCATTGACCTCCGCTCGGCGCGTGACGCATCCTGTCGCGGTGCATCCACTCGTGCTGCGCGCGCGGCGGGTCTACCGCAAGCTCCGCTGGGCGACGCTCCGCGGCGGTCCCGGCCGCACGCCCCGGATCCTCACCGTTCCGACCGCGAACGGGATTCTCTCCTTCACGAACATGGACCTCCACAACGCGAGAGCGCTCTACGTGCAGCGCTCGTGGGAGCTGGACCTGCTCGAGGGCACGGCCGATCATCTGAAGCGTGAGGCCGGGGTGGCAGGTGCCGACGTGCTGGTGGAAGCCGGTGCCAACATCGGAATGATCGTGATCGCGATGCTGCGACGAGGGTATTTCCGCGAGGCCATCGCCATCGAGCCCGACCCGCTGAACTTCGATCTCCTGCAGCGAAACATCCGCCAGAACGGACTCGAGGGCCGGATTCGAGCCATCCGATGCGCGCTCGCCGAGTCTTCCGGAGAGGCCGAGCTGGAGCTATCGGAGTCGAACTATGGAGATCACCGGGTTCGCGTCACGACCGGACGAGTGTCCCTGATGGGTGAGGACGCACGCGCCACCCTGCGTGTCCCGATGCGAAGCCTGGATGACGTGCTGGCGTCCGAGGGCATCCCGCCGGAGCGGGTCGGGCTCGTGTGGGTCGACGTGCAGGGATACGAGGGGCATCTCTTCCTTGGCGCCCGACGCACGCTGACGGGAGGATCCCCCGTGCTCTCCGAGTTCTGGCCGTACGGGATCCTTCGATCGGGAATGGATCGGACGACGTACGCCGGGCTCATTCGTTCGCTGTTCGACCGGATGGCGGTCTTCGACGCCTCGAGCCGGCGCTTCGAGCCGCGTGATCTGTCGGAGATCGAGGAGCTGTTCGGCAGGACGTCGGGGCCGGAGCAGTACCTCGAGATCCTCTTCTACCCCCGCTCGGCGGGTCGCGCCTAGAACCCGCTCAGCCCTTCCCTCTCCGGGACGGCTTGTACTTCTGGATCCACTCCGCGGCGGCACGCCGGAGGAGCTCCGTGACGACGGCCCCCGTCTCGATGCTCGCGAGCTTGTAGCGCTTGTGCAGCGCCTCGGGCAAGGCGATGGACGTGCGGACCATCCCGGCGCTCGAGTTCGCGCGAATTCGCTTCATGACGTTCCCCCTGGGGTGCGCCGGCGCGCTCAGGAGCCGGCGTTTCGCGACGTGTTCGGACGCTGCACCACGGAGAGCCTCGGGCCCGTCTGCCGGCCGCTTCGGGCGGCGGCGATCTTCGCCTCGTTCCCCCCCGAGCGGGCTCCGAGCTTCCAGAGCCCCGAATGGAGCACGTGGAGCGCGCCGCACTGGGCACAGACGCGTTCCAGGGGGGCGATGCGCAGGCTGAAACCGTGGTTGCAGGAGAGACAGGGGGCCAGCATGAAGGTGCTCCGCCAGGCGCGTCCGTGGCCGAATCGAGACATCCGTGTAGCGCGAACGTGGTGTCCTGGCCGGCGCTGGCGGGAGACTTCCCCACGATGGAGCGCCGGTCGGCCACCGGGCCGTTGACGAGACGACCTCTGTGCCAATCCCCGTGCGTCTATAGTGCAATAGAGCTATTGCGAAGTCAAGCACAATCTCCGGATGCACCGGATCCACGGCCTGCGTTCCTGTGATCGCCGACCACGTGGCGCCCGACGCGGCAAGGCATGGTTCCTGCCCTGTGACGGATCGCGCAGCCCTCCCCCGAAGGAGGGCGCCCGGACAACGTGCGGCGGCGCTTCAGGATGGCGCGTCGAGCCGCGATCGGAGGCTGACACTTCTGACAGGTCCCACTGACGATCTGTCAGGAAGGGGGAACGATGACGACCCTGCTGAAGGAAGCGAAGGAAGCCGGTACGGCCACTCTCCAGTTCGATGGACGCTCGGCCACGCTCCCCGTGATCCGGGGAACCGAGAACGAGATGGCGGTGGACATCGAGAAGCTGCGCTCCGCGACGGGGCTCATCACGCTCGATCCCGGGTATGGCAACACGGGCTCGTGCCGGAGCGCGATCACCTTCATCGACGGCGAGAAGGGGATCCTCCGCTACCGCGGGTATCCCATCGAGCAGCTCGCCGAGAAGAGCACGTTCCTCGAGGTGGCCTGGCTCCTGATCCACGGCGAGCTTCCCACCCAGGCCGAGCTGAACGGGTTCACCCGGGACGTGACGCACCACACCATGCTGCACGAGGACTTCGTCGGATTCTTCGACGCCTTGCCGAAGGACGCCCACCCGATGCCCGTCTGCGCGGCCGCGGTGGGGGCGCTCGCGACCTTCTATCAGAAACCCGAGTCCGATTTTCAGATCCAGGAGACCATCGTCCGGCTGATCGCCAAGATGCCGACCATCGCCGCCTGGTCCTACAAGCACTCGATCGGGCAGCCGGTCATGTATCCCAAGAACCGCCTCGACTACGCCTCCAATTTCCTCAACATGATGTACTCCGTGCCGTGCGACGAGTACGAGGTGGACCCGGTCCTCGCCCGCACGATCGACCTGCTCCTGATCCTGCACGCCGACCACGAGCAGAACTGCTCCACCAGCACCGTGCGGATGGTCGGAAGCTCCATGGCCAACCTCTACGCGAGCATTGCCGCCGGCATCAGCGCCCTCTGGGGACCGCTCCACGGCGGAGCCAACCAGCAGGTGATCGAGATGCTCGAGGACATCGCCGCCGGCGAGGGGAGCGCGGAGCGGTTCCTGGCGAAGGCCAAGGACAAGAACGACACGACGCGGCTCATGGGCTTCGGCCACCGCGTGTACAAGTCCTACGACCCGCGCGCCGCGATTCTCAAGAAGGCGTGCGGCGAGGTGATCGCCCGCGTCGGAGTCTCGAGCCGCATGCTGGAGATCGCGATGAAGCTGGAGGAGATCGCGCTCAAGGACGAGTACTTCGTCAGCCGGAAGCTCTATCCGAACGTGGACTTCTACTCCGGCGTCATCTACCAGGCTCTCGGCATTCCGGTGAACATGTTCACCGTCATGTTCACGATGGGCCGGCTGCCGGGGTGGATCGCGCAGTGGATGGAGATGAGGAAGGACAAGGATCTGCGGATCGCCCGTCCGCGGCAGATCTATGTGGGTCCGCCCAAGCGCGACTACGCACCGGTCGCGGCCAGGAGCTGAACCGGGCGGCGCAAACGCCGCTTGAATCCCGGAGCGCAGTACAGCCAACGCTCGCTACGAGACCGCAGTGCTCCTGACTGCGGTCTCGTCCGGCGACGTGCCGTTGGAATTCGCTTACCGTGGACCGGCCTTTGGATGCTGTTCGATCCGGTCGGCAAGCTTGGTCATCACCGCGCGGAAGTGCTCGTCGGGCTCCTCGGTTCCGAACTCCACTTCCTGGTCCAAGAGATCGCGCGCGCTCCAGAACGCTGGAGGTACGTCGTCCTCGTCATCGACGGACGGTATTCTCCTCAGCGCTTCCGCGGGAGAGGCCTCGCCGGATGCGACGGACCTCAAAACCCCTACCCAGACCTTGCAGGCTTCAGACGATTTCAATCCTGAGCCTCCGCTCCTGTAACCCAGGGGTAACACGGCTCCCGGGCCGGCGTACAAAGGAACTGGCCGTACCGCCAGTTGCTTTCTTGACACGTGTCGGTATCGTCGACGCTCCGCACGCCCAACAATACTGGATGGGCATTGCCGCGAGACCCCACCGTCAACGCGCACTCCAAACAGGGCGCCCTAGCGGTTGCAGTGTTGCTGTTGTCACAAAGGGTAATGACGCCGACCTACACATGCGGGACGGTACGTTCGCGGATCGGACAAGGCGAGAGAGTTCGACGAGTGCAGGTGTGTGCCCCCGGAGTGATCCGAACACCCAGCCCACGATTTAGGAGATCAATCGGTCTCTTGTCCCGCTGTAATCCCGCCGAGTCTCGCAGTGTCCCGTTTCACCTGTACCAGAGCGAGCCGATAGGCTACTTCTAGGGTACAGTGTCTTCAGAGATGCCGCTTCCTGGGTGCCTATCTGTACGAATGCCGGATCACGAGAAGCGCTTCATTCGGGAGCGTGCGGAGTGCTACGGGCTTACCATGAGTGAATACTTGGTGCTGGCGGTGCCGCATTTCGACTGTTCTGGACTACCACTCCAGGTGATCCCGCCTCTCCCCGTCGATCCCTGGGGGCCGCCAAGCCAAAGGGCAAAGAAATGCCCCCTATGAGCGTCTGGGAGGGCATCGGCTTAACAGTCCTCATTTTCATTGCCTATATCTTTCACCCCATCACCGGCCTCAAGAGACTCATCGATCGCACCAAAGAGCAGGAGAAAACAGAGCAGGAGGAGAGGGAAGAAAAAAGTAAGCCCCTGGAGCCACGATCTCCCTAGGGGCCGATGTTTCTTTGCGGGAGTCTACAGGGGGAACTACAAGCGGAAGCCCGACGAAGCTAAGTAAGTGCCCCCGGGGTGATTCGAACACCCGGCCCACGGTTTAGGAAACCGCTGCTCTGTCCACCTGAGCTACGGGGGCGCAAGGACTTAGCGCGTAGTGTAGCGCATCGATGCGCGCTGTGTACCCTTCTGTGTACCCTTCGAATTGACTGCGAGAACGCACTCGAAACCACGGACGAATCCTCACGGAACACGTGCAGGAGGCGCACAGAGAAGAGCCCCCAGCGAGGCGATCTCGCGGGGGGCTTCTGAGTGCGATCACCTCGCGTTCCAGCTAGGACCATCCTCCAGCGCCGCGTCCGGAGTTTAGCGAGGGGGGAGACAGGGGTAGTTCGTGTCGCAGCCCTGGTTTGGGCACGTCGGGGCAAAAGACAGGCAATAGGGACAGTTCGTATATGCCCTGGTCTGGTTCTGTGGAGGCGGTTCATCGGGTTCATCGCGATCTCCTTGGTGAATGGCCGTCTCCGAAACCTGGCACCTGAGCTACGGGGGCGCAAAGGGTTACGCGTGCAGTGTACTGCTTCCCGCCGTACGAGGGCATCGGTCGGCTTCGCGGGTGAGGTCATTGGTGCTGTCGCAACCGCTCGAAGCTGTCTCCCGGCCGGGACCTGCCAGTCTCGATCGCACTCGCGGCACGTTCTCGAATTGTCTCGACCGCGACGGCGTCTGGGCGTTCGACGCTGTGCCAAGGTCAGGCTCGAGGCGGGATACCGCTTCATCCCCTGCCGCGCGGTTGACTAAGGAGCCACAGAACAGGGCGGGAATCCGTTCCCGACAGAAAGTGGTGCTCGGCCATCGTTGTGGTACTTTTTGCCTCCGTGATCCGCC is a window of Candidatus Eisenbacteria bacterium DNA encoding:
- a CDS encoding MBL fold metallo-hydrolase, coding for MDRTTFRHRIHPAAGVAFGAVLALLSATSSPAVAQQLQYMPGAGPHHHDAPDTLSIEVKQLAPWVYAAKVRYVWTGWIELADGILVIDSAMDDTSAMALADTIAARSGRKPIRYLVNTHAHEDHYGGNQVFLAKGATLIAQKGAAAKIDSIMAHAPPAEGGGSRIVKPTEGVDRIKVLGSGDRKVEIVWLGKQAHTGGDLVVWVPKHKICFTGDLVSNRAVPWLLDPDMSRTGWIATLDSLVHRYRIDTLVPGHGVFAAPHVGLKYTRGYLNDANEKAVEVAAWGTHVASIKGWGQLGAYEDSEFYQEVHFMNLRRLYNEAKGMKTPGRPRTRAIKQ
- the xrtA gene encoding exosortase A; amino-acid sequence: MPWRSALILLGITILALVLLHPQTVRSMARVWTDNESFSHCWFVLPLAAYMVWTRRDVLRTVAPRPSVWGVLLALVSGALWFLSHLAQLGTGEQVSLVGMILGSAWALLGTDVCRRIAYPLAFLALMVPFGEGLFPILITVAGRLAVAVLDGTGMPVTFDGRFLRVPGGEWAITEACSGLRYLLAILTVGAVFAYVNFRRPVKRALFLAFCVASAILMNGVRVWILVMIGALTDMKSPLVHEHEWLGWVLFAIMLVVIFQIGRRAADPDPAADSAEPDGAAARPAAPATAFWAAALAVIVLGGTWTAVARAFNRPIAGEVRYAGPAADASWQELAVPPWDWKPFYVGAAAEFSRSYERDGEIVGLYVAYYRDQKPGAELVQSANGFLDPEIKGWKRSALVQRMVPAADGPVPTAQIDLDGPGTHLRVWRTYWIGGRFVGAESEVKLEQLRSKLLGKGDDGAVVILYTGRGELGEEAANRLSRFLADRLGPLERSLWYTSGRGPANASAG
- a CDS encoding OmpA family protein, whose amino-acid sequence is MNRVLRTGFVILSAGLLAGCVSSGKFKKLEAEQAVLQNEKTALQGQYDQLTKDNAALKADIERLRTESAALAAERDSLATTHQQTVSSYDAVVQQLAQEVDKGNLQVRQYKNMLSVDVAEQIFFDSGSATIKKTGQEVLAKVGEALGQYPEKFIRVVGHTDSIPVGKSLRMTNWELSTMRATTVVRFLQDTSQIDPRRLIASGRGEFQPVATNATSEGRQKNRRIEIQLLDRSLVESIVGDEVSKE
- a CDS encoding FkbM family methyltransferase; this translates as MTHPVAVHPLVLRARRVYRKLRWATLRGGPGRTPRILTVPTANGILSFTNMDLHNARALYVQRSWELDLLEGTADHLKREAGVAGADVLVEAGANIGMIVIAMLRRGYFREAIAIEPDPLNFDLLQRNIRQNGLEGRIRAIRCALAESSGEAELELSESNYGDHRVRVTTGRVSLMGEDARATLRVPMRSLDDVLASEGIPPERVGLVWVDVQGYEGHLFLGARRTLTGGSPVLSEFWPYGILRSGMDRTTYAGLIRSLFDRMAVFDASSRRFEPRDLSEIEELFGRTSGPEQYLEILFYPRSAGRA
- a CDS encoding citrate synthase: MTTLLKEAKEAGTATLQFDGRSATLPVIRGTENEMAVDIEKLRSATGLITLDPGYGNTGSCRSAITFIDGEKGILRYRGYPIEQLAEKSTFLEVAWLLIHGELPTQAELNGFTRDVTHHTMLHEDFVGFFDALPKDAHPMPVCAAAVGALATFYQKPESDFQIQETIVRLIAKMPTIAAWSYKHSIGQPVMYPKNRLDYASNFLNMMYSVPCDEYEVDPVLARTIDLLLILHADHEQNCSTSTVRMVGSSMANLYASIAAGISALWGPLHGGANQQVIEMLEDIAAGEGSAERFLAKAKDKNDTTRLMGFGHRVYKSYDPRAAILKKACGEVIARVGVSSRMLEIAMKLEEIALKDEYFVSRKLYPNVDFYSGVIYQALGIPVNMFTVMFTMGRLPGWIAQWMEMRKDKDLRIARPRQIYVGPPKRDYAPVAARS